GCGGCGTGCCTCGAGTGAAGGACAGCCGAGGCAGACGATGAGCGCCCGCCATCCGGACGCGCACGAGCCGAGCGGACAATGTTCGCAGCTCGCCTCCGCTGCAGTGGGCCCGGCGCTGGCGGGGCGAAACCAACTAAGGAGTCGCGTCATGACACGCCGCCACCAACGGCGCTCGCGGGTGCCAGAGCCGCGCGAGCGCCCAGGCTGCTGCACCGCCGCGTCGCCGACGCGCTCGACGCGCTCGACGCGCTCGACGTGCTCGAACATCGGCACGTCCGTCATGCCGTAGAGCCTCGCGATCTCCGGGCGCCCGAACCCGCCCGAGCGCGCCGTGCGATGATCCCGCGAATCAACGATCCGTGCTCCCGTTCGGGAGATTCTGATCCGTCGTGACGAATACGTCGCACGCGGTAGTAGCGAGGCGCATCAGTTCGCCGTTCTCAATGCCGGTCGACCCGAGTCCGCGGACCGTATGGACGTCATGGCCGCGAATCTCTGCCGCAAGGTCCAGTGGCGGGTTCTCGTCAAGCAGCACGCGCACCAACCAGAGGCGAGTCGCGAGCTGAATCGAGCGCCGCGACCGCCTGATGGCGCCTCACCGATGGAAACTGACGGAGGAATTCGTCGAGCGTTTCGCCGCCCTCGAGGTAGTCGAATAGCGACTGCACCAGGACGCGCGTGCCGAAAAAAAGGGGGTTCCGCCAAGATTGTTGGGGTTACTGTGGACGCTTGCGGTTGGGCTCATATCGAACGCTCGGCGAATGCCGTCCTTCAGTATACACCGATCCAGGCTCGTGTGTCTGACTCTCTATTCACCTGCACGGGATACTACCCCTGACTCTGCCAACGCGGCAAGACTCGTCGCAATATCTGCTAACTCGCCCCGCAGGCGGACCCGCATCAAATGAAACGCCAGTGACCATAGCCGACGCGTCTGGCGGAACGAGTCACATCGCCGCAACTTCGCGAATCGATCCGTGCCGTGCGCGTCACGCCTGACGGACGTACGCGCCCCCGCCATCCAGCTATGGAGCCGCCCGTGCTCACATTCACCGCATATCGTTTTCGCGCGTTCGCCATCGGCCTGCTGGTCGCCGCCGCCCCAGCCGCTTTGCCCGCGCAGGTGACGACGCTGCCGAGCGAGACGCCGGCGACGCTTGTGCCGACGAACGATGGCTTCGACCACACGCGGCGCGACGTCATGATCCCGATGCGCGACGGCGTGAAACTCCATACCGTCATCCTCGTGCCGAAGGGCGCGCGCCGAGCGCCCATCCTGCTCACGCGCACGCCGTACGACGCAACCGCGCTGACGAGCCACGCCAACAGCGCGCACCTCGGGCCAAACCTCAACGGCTACGACAACGCGCTCGATGTCATCCTCGGCGGCGGCTACATCCGCGTCGTGCAGGACGTGCGCGGCAAGTATGGCTCGGAGGGCGACTATGTGATGAACCGTCCGCTGCACGGCCCACAGAACCCGACGTCCGTCGACCACGCGACCGATACGTACGACACCATCGACTGGCTCGTGAAGAACATCCCCGAGTCGAACGGCAACGTCGGCATCCTCGGCATCTCATACGACGGGTTTCTGCCGCTGATGGCCCTCGTGAACCCGCACCCGGCGCTCAAGGTGAGCGTGCCGATGAATCCGATGGTTGACGGCTGGATGGGCGACGACTGGTTTCACAACGGCGCATTCCGCCAGCAGAACATGCCGTACATCTACGAGCAAGCCGGGACGCGCGACAATTCGGCAAAGTGGTGGAGCACGCACTACGACGACTACGACATGTTTCTGCAGGCGGGCTCGGCAGGCGAGCTTGGACGGCGGCGCGGGCTTGAGCAGGTCGGCTTCTGGCGCAAAGTGCTCGCGCACCCCGCGTACGACGCATTCTGGCAGGACCAGGCGATGGACAAGATGCTCGCGGCGCAGCCACTCAAGGTGCCGGTGATGCTCGTCCACAGCCTCTGGGACCAGGAGGACATCTACGGCGACATCGCTGTCTACAAGGCGCTTGAGCCGAAGGACACGAACAACGATAAGGTCTTCCTCGTCCTCGGCCCGTGGCATCACGGCCAGGAGATCAAGGACGGCTCATCGTTAGGCGCGCTCAGGTTCGAGAGCAACACGTCGCTCACCTTCCAGCGCGAGGTGCTGCGCCCGTTCCTCGATCACTACCTGAAGGACGAGGCGCCAAAGGCCGACGTCGCGCCGGTGACCGCTTTCGAGACCGGGACCAACACGTGGCGCCGGCTGACGGCGTGGCCGGCCGGGTGCGCCAGCGGGTGCACCGTGCGCGCGACACCGCTCTACCTGCAGCCGCGCCTCAAGCTGGCCTTCGCGGCGCCTGACGCTGGCGGTCCCGCCTACGACGAGTACGTCTCCGATCCGGCGAAGCCCGTACCGTTTCGCGCACGCCCCACGCGCCCCACCGGCTACGACAACGGCCTGACGTGGTCTGAGTGGCTCGTCGACGACCAGCGTGAAGCGTCGGGACGCCCCGACGTCCTCGCCTTCACTTCGGACGCGCTCACGGAGCCAGTCAAGGTCAGCGGCCAGGCCATCGCCAACCTCGTTGCGTCGACCGACGGCACCGACGCCGACTGGGTCGTGAAGCTGATCGACGTTTACCCCGACGAGGTCGCCGCGCAGCCAGCGATGGGTGGCTATCAGCTCATGGTTGCCGCCGACATCTTCCGCGGCCGCTATCGCGAGAGCTTTGAGACGGCGAAGCCGATCGAGGCGAACAGAGCGCTGCCGTATCGCTTCGCGTTGCCGACGGCGAACCACGTGTTCTTACCGGGTCACCGCATCATGGTCCAGGTGCAATCGTCGTGGTTCCCGCTCTACGACCGAAATCCGCAGTCGTTCGTGCCAAACATCTTCTGGGCGAAGCCCGCAGACTATCGGAAGGCGGTGCAGCGGATCTATCACGCTCCGGGGCAGGCGAGTTACGTGGAGCTGCCGGTGGTTATAGCGCGGTGAGGGCGTTCGTCCCACTGGCGGCCGTTTGCTCTTGTGCCGCGGCGCGCGCGCCCACATATAACCAGCAACCCTTACCACGAGGAGTCGGCATGGATCGACCTCTTGTTAGTGCACGGCACGCGATCGTACGGGTCTTGAACCCCATTCTTTGTGTGACGCTTTGCTGCGGCGTGCTCGCGGTCCCCATCGAAAGCTCGGCACAGGTAGTGACGCCTAAAACATTGCCAGTGCTCCAGGGCGGCCAGTTCGACATGTTTCCGTCAGCTCGCGCCGGTATGGGCGGGACGACCATTGCCGTTGACGACACTCTGCTCGATCCGTTCGTCAATCCGGCCAAGGCGACGCGTATTGGCGTGAGTCACATCTTTGCAGCTCCTTTCTTCCATAGTGTGTCGGGCGCCAGGGGAGGGGGACGGAGCCTCCCCGTTGGCGCTGGTGGATCGTGGGGAGCCTGGTCGGCGACGGGGCTGTTCACATTTCAGCAGTTGGATCGTGCCGGCCCGACCTGGAACTTGTCGACCAGCGATCGGTCGGCATTCAATCAGTATGTCGCTGGGTCCATCGCTCGGCGCCTGACGCCGTCCACCAGCGTCGGGCTTGGCGTTCAGCTCGCGGCCCTCGACGCGATCGACGGCGTCGATCTTCTCTACGCGGGTAGCGATCGCATCGAACAGTCCGGCAGCCTGGCCGATTTTCGATTTGGCCTTACGAAAGAAGTTGGCACGGACCGCCATCTCGAGGTCATGCTGGTGCACTCGCGCACCGACATGCGTCACGATGTCAGGTTTACCACGTGGCGCTGGGATCCGGTTGCCCGCCGCAACATTCGGGAACAGCGCACCGACCTCAACCAGGATCGAACCCATATTTGGGGTCTGCACAGCGAGTACTCGCGCCCGGTTGGATCCGAAGGCTGGCATCTGGGCTGGCTCGGCACCGTGAATCGCTTGTCGCACCCCAGGATTCCCAACTACGTCATCCAGAACATCCCGCGCGATCCCGGCACTACGTACAGCTTCAACGCTGGTGCGGGAATTGGCCGCTCGGTGCGCGGAACTTCCTTCGCCGCCGATCTGATCTATGAGCCGATGTTTGCAGACACCTGGGCAGACGCGGCGACAGAAACCGCCGTTATTGGTGGCGGAACGATCAAGGCCGGTGCGAAGACGGTTGAAAACACCTTTCGCTTCGCCAACATCAAGATGCGTCTGGGTGCGGGGCGGGATATCGTGATCCGCCGCGAGGGGAGCACGGTCCTCGGCTACCAGGTGGGACTTGGACTGTACGCGATCAACTACCGGCTGCAACAAGCCAATCATGTGCAGCGGACGTTCCGCACGCAACGCGAAGACTGGGTAGAGTGGTCGCCGACTCTTGGCCTCCGCCTCCGCTCGCGAGACCTGGACGTGCTGTACAATTTCTCGCTCACTTGCGGCCCCGGCGCTTGCGGTCAAACCCAAGGGGGCGGCCAAGTCTTTGGGACCCCGGACATCCTGCGCACCGCAGGCGGAATCATCGCCGCGCCAAGCGGTGAGCTTTTCATGCAGAGTGGCACACTCAAGATCCACAAGCTCACCATCTTGCTACCTGTCCGTTAAGCACGTAGCGAACGATGGGGAGAAGAACCATCCGGTTCCTCTCCCCATCGTTCGCTACCTGATCGAGGCTCACTAATTTGCGGCGCTACATCCAATGACCCGGGCGGGTCTCGAACCCGCGACCTACGGATTAAAAGAAATGAGGCCCACAACACCCCCTACAGAGGGGCGATAGCACCGGAAATAATGAAATGTCTGTCCAATGTCTGACAGGCTCAATCTTATCGAAGTCTCGGAGGTTTCCCGAAGTGGCGGCGTAATAACGTTCCGTCCTTCTTTTCTATTTCCCACACCGGGCCAAGATTTGCCGGAGGCAGGTTGCCGGGGAAGAAATCCGGGGAACGGACGGAGCCGGTCAAGATCAGCGGCCAGGCCATCGCCAACCTCGTTGCGTCGACCGACGGCACCGACGCCGACTGGGTCGTGAAGCTGATCGACGTTTACCCAGACGAGGTCGCCGCGCAGCCAGCGATGGGTGGCTATCAGCTCATGGTTGCCGCCGACATCTTCCGCGGCCGCTATCGCGAGAGCTTTGAGACGGCGAAGCCGAATCGAGGCGAACACAGCGCTGCCGTATCGCTTCGCGCTGCCGACGGCGAACCACGTGTTCCTACCTGGTCACCGCATCATGGTCCAGGTGCAATCGTCGTGGTTCCCGCTCTACGACCGAAATCCGCAGTCGTTCGTGCCGAACATCTTCTGGGCGAAGCCCGGAGACTATCGCAAGGCAGTGCAGCGGATCTATCACGCTCCGGGGCAGGCAAGCTATGTGGAGCTGCCGATGGTCGTTGCGCGGTGTGAGGCCGCGTGCGGCGCCCGGAACCCCGCTTCAGTCATTTCTGCTCGGGTAGAAGGAACTCCAATCTGGGCGCTCCTGCGGAGATTAGCCGGCGCCCAGTCGACCCTCTATTCCGTCGTTTTGCCGTCGAAGTGTTCGTCGTCCTTCTCCGCGTCGGCGCGGGTATGGTGGACAACGCCGTCCCGATGATTCGGCGGCGCATAGAGCGTATAGAGCTTCAGTGGAGCACTGCCGGTATTGATGATGTTGTGATTTGCCCCGGCCGGGACGAGCACGGCGAAGCCCGCGCGGATCGGCGTCCGAACGCCATTGAGAACCGCCTCACCGGTCCCCTCCTCCACGCGAAAGAACTGGTCGAGCTTGTGGACTTCCGCCCCGATCTCTTCCTTGGGCTTCAACGCCATGACGACGAGCTGGCAGTTCTTTGCCGTATAAAGCACCCGGCGAAACTCGTCATTCTTGACGGCGAGACCCTCGATGTCTTTCACAAAGCCTTTCATAAACGACTCCTCCCCCGAGTAATCGGCTTCCGCCTCAGCTAGCGGCCTACAGCACCCGCATGAAGGCCACCAGGTCCTTCTTCTCCTGTTCATTGAGCTTCAATTCCAGGACGAGGTTAAAAAACTCCACCGCGTCCTCCAGCGTCAACAGGCGGTCGTCGTGCAGGTAAGGAGGCGAGTCCTTGATGCCGCGCAGCGGGAAGGTCTTGATCGGGCCGTCGGCCGACGCTTTGCGACCGTTGATCGTGACCTCCTTGAAGAACCGCTCCACCTTCAGGTTGTGCATGGTGTTGTCGGTGTAATACGGCGGGGTGTGGCAGCTCGCGCACTGGCCCTTCCCGGAGAAGATTCCCTGGCCGCGCATCTCGCTCTCGCTGGCTTTGGCAGGATTGAGCTTGCCGAAGACGTTTAGCTTCGGCGCGGGCGGGAAGTCGAGCAGCGCCTGGAACTCCGCCATGAAATGCACCTGGCTTCCGCGTTCGAGGACGTTGGTGCCTTTACGCGCCGCGTCGGCCGGGATGCCGTCGAAATAGGCGGCTCGCTGCTCGAACTCGGTGAAGTCCTCCACGGTCTTCATCGCCCGTTGCGAACCGAACAGGCGCTGAATGTTCAGGCCCCGCAGCGATGGCGTGTCGATCCGATGCCGATGCTCATTCGGCCGAATATCGCCAACCGTGTGGGTGGAGGCGTTCGTATGGCCGTTGGCGTGACAGTCGAAGCAGGCCACGCCCTGAGAGGCCTTCAAGCTGCGTCGGTCTTCGATGGCGTTGAACTGCTGCTGGGGAAACGGCGTGACCAGCAACCGCAATCCTTCGAGTTGCTTGGGATTGAGGATGTCCTTGAACAACTCGTTGAAGTTGCTGAGCGTCACGAGTTTCCCTTGCGAGACGTCGCCCAGATCCGGCCTTGTTGTCAGATAGATCGGTGCCGGGAACTCGGGCAGGAAATGATCCGGCAAGTCGAAGTCAAGGTCGAAGCGAGTCAGATCCCGATCGGTCTGCTTCTTCGTTTCCTCGATTAGGAATTTGGGGAAGATCATACCGCCCGCTTCATGGTGGGGATGCGGCAACGGAAGAAAGCCGGCCGGCCATAGCTGCTTTTCCTTGACTTCCTCCGGCGACAAGGCGGCGAGTTTCTCCCAGGTCCCCATTCCCGCGGGCAACTTGACGCGCACGCCGTCTTGCACCGGCTTGCCGCGCGACATGGCCGTTCCCTTGGCCGGCCGGTCAGCGAGGTCGTAGCGCTGCGCGAGCAAATCCTGTTGGCGCTTCGCGAACGTCGGTTTCTCCGCTTGAAGGCGTTTTACCAGGGTGGGGAAGTCTTCAGCGACGACCGAAGGTGTCTGCGCGAAGCTGACAACCGCCGTGGCGGGCAATGCGGCCAGGAACCATCCCATTCGAGACCAAACTGACATGGCGGACTCCTTCTGAATGTGTCGAAGTGATGAGACTTTCAATCGTATATCCCGTCCGGAGGCGGCGCAGTCGGGGAAATCGGCTCTCAGGGGGAAGTCGCGGCGCAGTCGGTGAGGTTCTCTTGAGAGCCCGCTTCGCTCACCAACCGCATAGATAGCCGCACAGGGGGTTCCCCACTGCGAGCCTAAGGTTAGTGACCCGGGCGGGTCTCGAACCCGCGACCTACGGATTAAAAGTCCGTTGCTCTACCAGCTGAGCTACCGGGTCTCGTTGTGATTCGCTGATTCTACAACGTTGACCCGTGCGATGGCTACTGGCGCGTCACCTCAGTTTCCGCAATTGTCACAAAACCCCCCTCGCCGCCGTAGGTTTCCGGAGCGACACTCAACCCAATGAAAATGACAACTGCGAACTCCAGCTCCTCCCCGCATGCCGAGGAGCACAAGGTCAGTGCCGACAAGCTCCTCGAGAAGGTCAAGCAGATCATACGCGAGGGAAATGCGCGCAAGATCAGCATCCGCAACGACGCGGGCAAAAGCTTGATGGAAATCCCTCTCACGATGGGCGTCATCGGCGTGGTGCTCGCCCCGGTGTGGATCGCCATCGGCACGATCGCCGCACTCGCCGGACACTATACCATCGTCGTCGAGAAGCGCACATGATGTCTATTCGAGCTCTCTCACTCCCGGCGCTGCTTCTTCTCGCGGCCCCGGCTGTCGCGCAACAGACCGCACCCGTGCCGGCTGCCACTCCGGTATCCCTCTCGACCCAGCTTCCGGTTGACCGGAAGGTCCGCATTGGCACTCTGCCAAACGGCATCCGCTATTACATCCGGCAGAACACGCGCCCCGAGAAGCGGGCCGAGCTACGGCTGGTGGTGAACGCTGGCTCCGTCCTCGAAAACCAGAGCCAGCTCGGCCTCGCGCACTTCCTCGAGCACACGGCGTTCAACGGCACGACGCACTTCGCAAAGAACGATCTCATCAAGTACCTCGAGTCCATCGGCGTTCGATTCGGAGCCGACCTGAACGCGTACACGAGCTTCGACGAGACGGTCTACATCCTTCCGATCCCGACCGACACAGCGCGGATCGTGGATCAGGCCTTCACGATCCTCGAGGATTGGGCGCACGGCCAGACCTTCAACCCCACCGAAGTCGCCAACGAGCGTGGCGTGGTCCGCGAGGAATGGCGCGGCAGGAAAGGCGCCGGCGACAGAATGCTGCAGCAATGGCTTCCCGTTGCGTTCAAGGGATCGCGATACGCCGAGCGGCTGCCGATCGGTACCGAGCAGAGCATAATGGCGGCGACACCCGCCAAGCTCCGCGCGTTCTATCGCGACTGGTATCGCCCCGACCTCATGGCGGTCATTGCGGTCGGCGATTTCGATCCCGTTGCGATCGAGGCGAAGATCAGAGAGCATTTCTCCAGGCTGCCGAAGGCCGTCAACGCGCCGCGCCGCACGATGTACGACGTTCCCTCAAACAGGGACCCCATCGTCGCCATCGCCAGCGATAAGGAAGCGACGAACTCGAGCGTCAATCTCATGTACAAGCTTCCCGCAACGAGCGTGAAGACGGTCGGCGATTACCGCACGATGCTGATGGAGCGACTCTATCTCCAGATGCTCAACAGCCGCTTCTCCGAGATCAGCGAGAAGCCGGACGCACCGTTTCTCGGCGCGGGAGCATCGAAGGGAGGCTTCTTCGCCCGCACCACCGAGGCGTTCACTCTCGCCGCGAACGTGAAGGACGGCGGAGTCGAGCGAGCAACCGAAGCGCTCCTCACCGAATCGCGCCGCGTGGACCAGTTCGGATTCCTGCAGTCCGAGCTCGACCGCGTGAAGCAGAACGTTCTCCGCTCCTACGAACGCTCGTACGCCGAGCGCGACAAGACGCAGTCGGGCTCGTTCGTCGAGGAGTACATCGGCAACTACCTCGAGACCGAAGCGATCCCCGGCATCGAGTACGAATACAAGCTCGCGCAGGATCTTCTGCCGACGATCACCCTGGCCGAGGTGAACAATCTCGCGAAGCGGTGGATAACGGACGAGAATCGCGTGATCATCGCGCAGACTCCGATCAAGGAAAGCGTCCCTGTTCCGACGAAGAGCGGAATTCTCGCCGCGTTCGATCGCGCCGCCAAATCAACGATCGCAGCGTGGACGGAGAATCTCTCGGAGGACAAACTGATCGCCACCGCGCCAGCGGCGGGAAAGATCATCTCATCGAAGCCGATCTCGAGCATCGGTGCAACCGAGTGGACGCTCTCCAACGGAGCGCGCGTCATCGTCAAACCGACGGACTTCAAGGACGACCAGGTGCTCTTCTCGGCGTACAGCGCCGGCGGCACGTCGCTGGTCAGCGATCCTGACTTCATCTCGGCAGCGCTCTCATCGCAGGTGATGAGCCTGGGCGGGCTGGGAAGCTTCAGCCGCATTGATCTCATGAAGAAGCTCACCGGCAAGGCCGCGTCCGTCAGTCCGGTGATCGGCGAGTTCACTGAAGGCCTCAGCGGCAGCAGCTCGCCCAAGGACATCGAGACGATGTTCCAGCTCATCTATCTCGATTTCACGGCGCCGCGCCTCGACACCGTGGTGTTCGCGACATTCCGTGGACAGGCAGCGACATTCCTCGCGAATCGCGGCCTTTCGCCCGAGGCGGTGTTCTCGGACACGGTGCAGGTGACGCTCGCGCAGCACGCCTTCCGCGCGCGGCCGATGACCCCGGCGGTATTCAACGAGGTGAATCCGGACAGGGCACTCACGTTCTACAAGGATCGCTTCGCGAACGCCGGCGACTTCACGTTCGTTCTGGTCGGCAACGTGGACACTGTGGCAATCAAGCCGCTCGTGGAGACTTATCTCGCTTCACTGCCCGGCACCGGAAGAGTCGAGAAGGCGCGCGACAACGGCATCACGCGGCCGAAGGGCATCGTGCAGAGAGTCGTGCGGAAAGGGACCGAGCCGAAGGCGAATACCATTTTCGCCTTCACCGGGCCGTGCACGTACTCGCCGGAGAACCGGCTCACGCTGCGCGCGCTCAACACGCTGATGCAGACGCGCCTGAACGAGACGCTGCGCGAGAAGCTTGGCGGGACCTACAGTCCTGGCGTCGGCGGAGGCTGCTCGCGCGAACCGCGCCAGGAGTACACGATCCAGATCTCGTACGGATCGTCGCCCGAAAACGTGGAAACTCTCTCCAGCGCCGTGTTCGCCCTGATTGACAGTCTCAAGGCCCAGCCTCCTTCCGTCGCTGACGTGGACAAGGTGAAGGAGGAGATCCTTCGGTCACGCGAAGTCGAAGTGAAGACCAACCCCTACTGGATCACCAACATCGCCGCACGCGATCAGGCAGGAGAGGATCTCAGCGGACTCGGCTCGGCGTACGACGAGATGGTGAAGCGACTCACGCCGGCAATGATTCAACAGGCAGCGAAGACGTACTTCAACACCGCGAACTACGCGCGATTCGTTCTGCTCCCGGAGAATCAGGGCGCGACGAAATAGGGGAT
This genomic window from Gemmatimonadaceae bacterium contains:
- a CDS encoding FeoA family protein; its protein translation is MTDVPMFEHVERVERVERVGDAAVQQPGRSRGSGTRERRWWRRVMTRLLSWFRPASAGPTAAEASCEHCPLGSCASGWRALIVCLGCPSLEARRLRSLGVFEGASVAVVGTRNGILLDVQGARLALDESVAMAITVRPLV
- a CDS encoding DUF5615 family PIN-like protein — its product is MLLDENPPLDLAAEIRGHDVHTVRGLGSTGIENGELMRLATTACDVFVTTDQNLPNGSTDR
- a CDS encoding CocE/NonD family hydrolase; this translates as MLTFTAYRFRAFAIGLLVAAAPAALPAQVTTLPSETPATLVPTNDGFDHTRRDVMIPMRDGVKLHTVILVPKGARRAPILLTRTPYDATALTSHANSAHLGPNLNGYDNALDVILGGGYIRVVQDVRGKYGSEGDYVMNRPLHGPQNPTSVDHATDTYDTIDWLVKNIPESNGNVGILGISYDGFLPLMALVNPHPALKVSVPMNPMVDGWMGDDWFHNGAFRQQNMPYIYEQAGTRDNSAKWWSTHYDDYDMFLQAGSAGELGRRRGLEQVGFWRKVLAHPAYDAFWQDQAMDKMLAAQPLKVPVMLVHSLWDQEDIYGDIAVYKALEPKDTNNDKVFLVLGPWHHGQEIKDGSSLGALRFESNTSLTFQREVLRPFLDHYLKDEAPKADVAPVTAFETGTNTWRRLTAWPAGCASGCTVRATPLYLQPRLKLAFAAPDAGGPAYDEYVSDPAKPVPFRARPTRPTGYDNGLTWSEWLVDDQREASGRPDVLAFTSDALTEPVKVSGQAIANLVASTDGTDADWVVKLIDVYPDEVAAQPAMGGYQLMVAADIFRGRYRESFETAKPIEANRALPYRFALPTANHVFLPGHRIMVQVQSSWFPLYDRNPQSFVPNIFWAKPADYRKAVQRIYHAPGQASYVELPVVIAR
- a CDS encoding CocE/NonD family hydrolase C-terminal non-catalytic domain-containing protein, translating into MPGKKSGERTEPVKISGQAIANLVASTDGTDADWVVKLIDVYPDEVAAQPAMGGYQLMVAADIFRGRYRESFETAKPNRGEHSAAVSLRAADGEPRVPTWSPHHGPGAIVVVPALRPKSAVVRAEHLLGEARRLSQGSAADLSRSGAGKLCGAADGRCAV
- a CDS encoding cupin domain-containing protein, which gives rise to MKGFVKDIEGLAVKNDEFRRVLYTAKNCQLVVMALKPKEEIGAEVHKLDQFFRVEEGTGEAVLNGVRTPIRAGFAVLVPAGANHNIINTGSAPLKLYTLYAPPNHRDGVVHHTRADAEKDDEHFDGKTTE
- a CDS encoding DUF4342 domain-containing protein, with product MKMTTANSSSSPHAEEHKVSADKLLEKVKQIIREGNARKISIRNDAGKSLMEIPLTMGVIGVVLAPVWIAIGTIAALAGHYTIVVEKRT
- a CDS encoding insulinase family protein, which gives rise to MMSIRALSLPALLLLAAPAVAQQTAPVPAATPVSLSTQLPVDRKVRIGTLPNGIRYYIRQNTRPEKRAELRLVVNAGSVLENQSQLGLAHFLEHTAFNGTTHFAKNDLIKYLESIGVRFGADLNAYTSFDETVYILPIPTDTARIVDQAFTILEDWAHGQTFNPTEVANERGVVREEWRGRKGAGDRMLQQWLPVAFKGSRYAERLPIGTEQSIMAATPAKLRAFYRDWYRPDLMAVIAVGDFDPVAIEAKIREHFSRLPKAVNAPRRTMYDVPSNRDPIVAIASDKEATNSSVNLMYKLPATSVKTVGDYRTMLMERLYLQMLNSRFSEISEKPDAPFLGAGASKGGFFARTTEAFTLAANVKDGGVERATEALLTESRRVDQFGFLQSELDRVKQNVLRSYERSYAERDKTQSGSFVEEYIGNYLETEAIPGIEYEYKLAQDLLPTITLAEVNNLAKRWITDENRVIIAQTPIKESVPVPTKSGILAAFDRAAKSTIAAWTENLSEDKLIATAPAAGKIISSKPISSIGATEWTLSNGARVIVKPTDFKDDQVLFSAYSAGGTSLVSDPDFISAALSSQVMSLGGLGSFSRIDLMKKLTGKAASVSPVIGEFTEGLSGSSSPKDIETMFQLIYLDFTAPRLDTVVFATFRGQAATFLANRGLSPEAVFSDTVQVTLAQHAFRARPMTPAVFNEVNPDRALTFYKDRFANAGDFTFVLVGNVDTVAIKPLVETYLASLPGTGRVEKARDNGITRPKGIVQRVVRKGTEPKANTIFAFTGPCTYSPENRLTLRALNTLMQTRLNETLREKLGGTYSPGVGGGCSREPRQEYTIQISYGSSPENVETLSSAVFALIDSLKAQPPSVADVDKVKEEILRSREVEVKTNPYWITNIAARDQAGEDLSGLGSAYDEMVKRLTPAMIQQAAKTYFNTANYARFVLLPENQGATK